One Arthrobacter sp. FW306-07-I genomic window carries:
- a CDS encoding glycoside hydrolase family 2 protein, protein MTSAQPKPEHPRPQLFRQNWINLNGTWGFEIDASDSGLERGLVTRELQGEILVPFAPESALSGVEHVDFMEAVWYRHTVTVPQEWAGQRILLHFGAVDHDATVWVNGVEVARHRGGFTPFSADLTGVAEAGAEALIVVRARDSRHEMQARGKQATWYNNTHCQYTRTTGIWQTVWMEAVPEVHIKRLRMTPNLAESAITLEVPVSQNRAGHSVSAVLSDKAGVTVESATRADLDLTPSLRLEIPAESLRPWSIEDPFLYDLEVTVRDAAGTVVDRVASYAAVRSVALDGKVVRINGKAVFQRLILDQGYWPESLMTSPSEAALVEDIQLAMSAGFNGARLHEKVFEERFLYHADRLGYLVWGEFGDWGVSGGGTVGHNQKPSASFVGQWLEVLKRDFNHPSIIGWCPLNETHQIMHDRPTVLDDVTEAMFWATKLADPTRPVIDASGYSHRIRETDIYDSHSYEQDPDRFRIEQQGLSEGKPFINRSHDGQEYSVPYAGQPYFVSEFGGIWWNEDEARRAAQEAGLGTDVATSWGYGQRVGSEEEFYERFDGLCKALLENPDMFGYCYTQLTDVFQEKNGVFNFDRSTKFDVDRLRASQARTAAIEAMEERDAPGM, encoded by the coding sequence GTGACTTCCGCCCAGCCCAAGCCGGAGCACCCCCGCCCACAGCTTTTCCGCCAGAACTGGATCAACCTCAACGGAACCTGGGGCTTCGAAATCGATGCATCCGACTCGGGACTGGAGCGGGGCCTGGTCACCCGCGAACTCCAGGGCGAAATTCTGGTGCCCTTCGCCCCGGAGTCCGCCTTGTCCGGCGTGGAGCACGTCGATTTCATGGAAGCTGTCTGGTACCGGCATACCGTAACCGTTCCGCAGGAGTGGGCAGGGCAGCGCATCCTGCTGCATTTTGGTGCGGTGGACCATGACGCCACAGTGTGGGTGAACGGCGTCGAAGTAGCGCGGCACCGCGGCGGCTTTACCCCCTTCAGCGCCGACCTCACCGGCGTTGCCGAAGCAGGCGCGGAAGCTCTGATCGTTGTCCGGGCCAGGGATTCCCGGCACGAAATGCAGGCGCGGGGCAAGCAGGCCACCTGGTACAACAACACCCACTGCCAGTACACCCGCACCACCGGTATCTGGCAGACCGTATGGATGGAGGCCGTTCCGGAGGTCCATATCAAGCGGCTCCGCATGACGCCCAACCTGGCAGAGTCCGCCATCACGCTGGAAGTGCCCGTCAGCCAGAACCGTGCCGGGCACAGCGTCAGTGCAGTACTCAGCGATAAAGCCGGCGTTACTGTGGAGTCGGCCACCAGGGCAGACCTGGATCTCACCCCGTCCCTGCGGCTGGAAATTCCGGCTGAATCCCTTCGCCCCTGGTCCATCGAGGATCCGTTCCTGTACGACCTCGAGGTGACCGTGCGCGATGCCGCCGGCACAGTCGTCGACCGGGTCGCCAGCTATGCCGCGGTCCGCTCCGTAGCACTGGACGGCAAGGTGGTCCGGATCAACGGCAAGGCTGTGTTCCAGCGGCTCATCCTGGACCAGGGGTACTGGCCGGAGTCGCTCATGACCTCGCCTAGCGAGGCGGCGCTGGTGGAAGACATCCAGCTGGCGATGAGCGCGGGCTTCAACGGCGCCCGCCTGCACGAGAAGGTCTTTGAGGAGCGTTTCCTTTACCACGCCGACCGGCTGGGCTACCTGGTATGGGGCGAGTTCGGCGACTGGGGGGTCTCCGGAGGCGGAACCGTGGGGCACAACCAAAAGCCCAGCGCGAGTTTCGTAGGGCAGTGGCTCGAAGTCCTGAAGCGCGACTTCAACCACCCCAGCATCATCGGCTGGTGCCCACTGAATGAGACGCACCAGATCATGCATGACAGGCCCACGGTGCTGGACGACGTGACGGAAGCCATGTTCTGGGCCACCAAACTGGCAGACCCCACCCGACCTGTCATCGACGCTTCGGGCTATTCCCACCGCATCCGCGAAACGGACATCTACGACTCCCACTCCTACGAACAGGACCCGGACCGCTTCCGAATCGAGCAGCAGGGCCTCTCCGAGGGCAAGCCCTTCATCAACCGCAGCCACGACGGCCAGGAGTACTCCGTCCCCTACGCGGGACAACCGTACTTTGTCTCCGAGTTCGGCGGGATCTGGTGGAACGAAGACGAGGCGCGGCGCGCTGCCCAGGAGGCCGGGCTCGGAACAGACGTTGCCACTTCCTGGGGCTACGGACAACGTGTAGGCAGTGAGGAAGAGTTCTACGAACGCTTCGACGGGCTCTGCAAAGCCCTGCTGGAGAACCCCGACATGTTCGGCTACTGCTACACGCAGTTGACCGATGTGTTCCAGGAGAAGAACGGCGTCTTCAACTTCGACCGCAGCACGAAGTTCGATGTTGACCGGCTCCGCGCCAGCCAGGCCCGGACGGCAGCCATCGAGGCCATGGAGGAAAGGGACGCACCCGGAATGTGA
- the catC gene encoding muconolactone Delta-isomerase → MKYLVHMDVKLPAGMPAEEAAGIKAKEKAYSQELQRSGKWPEIWRVVGEYANYSIFDVESNDELHGILQDLPLFPYMDITVVPLAKHPSDVK, encoded by the coding sequence ATGAAGTACCTGGTCCATATGGACGTCAAACTGCCCGCCGGCATGCCCGCCGAAGAAGCCGCCGGCATCAAGGCAAAGGAGAAGGCCTACTCCCAGGAACTGCAGCGTTCCGGCAAGTGGCCCGAGATCTGGCGAGTGGTGGGCGAATACGCCAACTACTCCATCTTCGATGTCGAATCGAACGACGAGCTGCACGGGATTCTGCAGGACCTTCCGCTGTTCCCGTACATGGACATCACCGTGGTTCCGCTGGCCAAGCACCCGTCGGACGTCAAGTAG
- a CDS encoding LacI family DNA-binding transcriptional regulator, with protein MNSAGNPPAQPPVPRTRSGEASVKDVALLAGVSWKTVSNVVNNRPNVSARTREKVLAAISELGYRPNLAGRQLRQGTSHTLVLAIPEISSPYFGKLAEELIAAAKRRGYTVLTEVFGEDLQTERTVLTGYRDRLVDGVIYSPLGMDLELFRTRTDTTPMVLLGERLTGAGVPHVSIDNDRSARDLVQHLAARGRRQLGFIGGRPDSGEGTASLRLDGFRRGLEEQGLPFEPRLVLDVGTYSRQEGELAALRLLNSGLACDGIICASDVLAVGALRAFRRRGVAVPGQMAVAGWDDIPEAEFMSPSLTSIAPDMAALAEEACRLLLAGIGGTDTGPQEIVISHQLKDRESTY; from the coding sequence TTGAATTCCGCAGGTAATCCACCCGCCCAGCCTCCCGTCCCGCGAACCAGGAGTGGCGAAGCCAGCGTCAAGGATGTGGCGCTGCTGGCCGGTGTCTCGTGGAAGACCGTGTCCAACGTTGTCAACAACAGGCCAAACGTCAGCGCGCGGACCCGGGAAAAGGTCCTGGCCGCCATTTCCGAACTCGGCTACCGCCCCAACCTTGCCGGCCGCCAATTGCGGCAGGGCACCTCCCACACTCTGGTCCTCGCCATCCCCGAAATTTCTTCGCCGTACTTCGGCAAGCTCGCGGAGGAACTCATCGCGGCGGCCAAACGCCGGGGCTACACAGTCCTGACCGAAGTCTTCGGAGAGGACCTGCAAACCGAGCGCACGGTACTGACGGGCTACCGGGACCGGCTGGTGGACGGCGTGATTTACAGCCCCCTGGGCATGGACCTGGAACTCTTCAGGACACGCACGGACACAACGCCCATGGTGCTGCTGGGCGAAAGGCTTACCGGCGCTGGCGTGCCCCACGTCAGCATCGACAACGACCGATCCGCCCGTGACCTGGTGCAGCATCTCGCCGCCCGGGGGCGCAGGCAGCTGGGCTTCATTGGTGGACGTCCAGACAGCGGCGAAGGCACCGCGTCCCTGCGGCTTGACGGATTCCGCCGGGGCCTGGAAGAACAAGGCCTTCCCTTCGAGCCGCGGCTGGTGCTCGACGTCGGGACCTACAGCCGGCAGGAAGGGGAACTGGCAGCCCTGCGGCTCCTTAATTCCGGTCTCGCCTGCGACGGCATTATCTGCGCCAGCGACGTCCTGGCAGTAGGGGCATTGCGCGCCTTCCGGCGCCGCGGCGTTGCCGTACCCGGGCAGATGGCAGTTGCCGGCTGGGACGATATTCCGGAGGCGGAATTCATGTCTCCATCACTGACCAGCATTGCCCCCGACATGGCTGCACTGGCGGAGGAAGCGTGCCGTCTGCTGCTGGCCGGCATCGGGGGCACGGATACGGGCCCGCAGGAGATTGTCATCAGCCACCAGCTCAAGGACCGCGAATCCACGTATTAG
- a CDS encoding maleylpyruvate isomerase family mycothiol-dependent enzyme has product MINPARLHSDLSRLGRETDMFLATVSSLSDEELAAPSLCEGWTRAHVIAHVASSGRALVGLIDWATSGEERQLYASPEARAQAIAALAATPREDLLAEVRDSAAAFAGEAQRLTGELAAPEVKIGGRDLPATSIVALRIAEVVVHHHDLETAWTIEEADPDSLLNAIEAVVRAMRAKGAPGMTLVTEERDEWVIGDGGLRVESDREGLLKWLARGDAEDVEAAGPVPALPSW; this is encoded by the coding sequence ATGATCAATCCAGCACGGCTGCACTCAGACTTGTCCCGCTTGGGCCGGGAGACGGACATGTTCCTGGCCACGGTCTCCTCCTTGTCCGATGAAGAACTGGCTGCCCCTTCGCTGTGTGAAGGGTGGACCCGTGCCCACGTCATCGCCCACGTCGCATCCAGCGGACGTGCCCTGGTTGGGCTGATCGACTGGGCAACCTCCGGGGAGGAACGCCAGTTGTACGCGTCCCCTGAAGCGCGCGCGCAGGCAATTGCCGCCCTTGCTGCCACGCCACGGGAGGACCTCCTGGCTGAAGTGCGGGACTCGGCCGCCGCCTTCGCCGGGGAAGCCCAGCGGTTGACCGGAGAACTTGCGGCACCGGAAGTAAAGATCGGGGGACGGGACCTGCCGGCCACGTCGATCGTGGCGCTGCGGATTGCCGAGGTGGTGGTGCACCACCATGACCTGGAAACCGCCTGGACCATCGAAGAGGCTGACCCCGATTCGCTGTTGAACGCCATCGAGGCCGTAGTACGTGCCATGCGGGCCAAGGGCGCGCCAGGGATGACGCTGGTTACCGAGGAACGCGACGAGTGGGTCATCGGTGACGGCGGCCTGCGGGTTGAATCGGACCGGGAGGGCCTGCTGAAATGGCTGGCACGCGGGGACGCCGAAGATGTTGAGGCGGCAGGCCCGGTGCCCGCGCTGCCCTCCTGGTAA
- a CDS encoding LysR substrate-binding domain-containing protein, with amino-acid sequence MDIRQLNYFIAVAEERHFGRAAKRLHMAQPPLSQQIRQLEDQLGVQLLNRTTRRVDLTAAGQLLLDRGRQIVNDVETLRADVYQVGKGATGVLRVGFSGSATYGVMPRIARLTKQVLPGLSLALNGEMLTPSMEAGLRNGTLDAALLRPPVASEEIDYRVVSQEPLVVALPSFSALAVDRPVAMHELQDQDFIAYAPESVLNRITSDLCRQAGFQPRITQVVGETSTMLAFVAAGGGIAVMPSSVRAFQLEGVAYREIDNVPPVELAVAWLRGHRSALLQNFLDIVARATADATPAGTPAPADERLLPS; translated from the coding sequence ATGGACATCCGCCAGCTGAACTACTTCATCGCGGTGGCGGAGGAGCGGCACTTCGGCAGGGCGGCAAAGCGCCTGCACATGGCGCAGCCGCCCCTGTCCCAGCAGATCCGCCAACTGGAAGACCAACTGGGCGTCCAGCTGCTCAACCGCACCACCCGGCGGGTGGACCTAACGGCGGCGGGCCAGCTCCTGCTGGACCGCGGCCGCCAGATCGTCAACGACGTCGAGACGCTCCGGGCCGATGTCTACCAAGTGGGCAAGGGCGCCACCGGCGTCCTCCGGGTGGGGTTTTCCGGATCGGCAACCTACGGGGTCATGCCCCGGATCGCGCGGCTCACCAAGCAGGTCCTGCCCGGCCTGTCGCTGGCGCTGAACGGGGAGATGCTGACGCCGTCCATGGAAGCGGGGCTGCGGAACGGGACCCTGGACGCGGCGCTGCTGCGTCCCCCCGTTGCCTCCGAAGAGATCGACTACCGCGTGGTCAGCCAGGAGCCACTCGTCGTCGCGCTTCCCTCCTTCAGCGCCCTGGCGGTGGACCGGCCCGTGGCCATGCATGAACTGCAGGACCAGGACTTCATCGCCTACGCTCCGGAGTCCGTGCTGAACCGTATTACCTCGGACCTCTGCCGCCAGGCGGGCTTCCAGCCGCGGATCACGCAAGTGGTGGGTGAGACCTCCACAATGCTGGCGTTCGTGGCTGCGGGCGGCGGCATCGCCGTCATGCCGTCCAGCGTGCGCGCCTTCCAGCTCGAAGGCGTCGCGTACCGGGAAATCGACAACGTTCCGCCGGTGGAACTCGCCGTCGCCTGGCTGCGCGGCCACCGGTCCGCCCTCCTGCAAAACTTCCTGGACATCGTGGCCAGGGCAACCGCTGACGCCACCCCTGCCGGCACCCCCGCTCCCGCTGATGAAAGGCTCCTCCCGTCATGA
- a CDS encoding mandelate racemase/muconate lactonizing enzyme family protein, with the protein MKIAAIEAIPYSIPYRHPLHFASGSVHEADHVLVRVHTDDGVVGTADTPPRPYTYGETQKSIVAVVQDVFAPQLVGTDVFDREKIQAVLARTIHNQTAKGAVDIAVWDVIGKTLGQPVTKLLGGYTDSLRVSHMLGFKPAKELLALALEFRETYGINTFKLKTGRRPLNLDIEAARVLREGLGEDAELYMDANRGWTANEAAEVLRRTADLGLQFLEEPDDAREVLGRRRLVTNSPIPIAADESAANLGEAAREILTGGANLLSVKTARSGFTEAAKIVGMAEGMGIDVYIGNQIDTQVGTVASVVFGAAFAHTARRAAELSNYLDMTDDLLAQPLAITGGRIHVPETPGAGTDVDEDKLAHYRTD; encoded by the coding sequence ATGAAGATCGCAGCCATCGAGGCGATCCCCTACTCGATCCCGTACCGCCACCCGCTGCATTTCGCCTCCGGTTCCGTGCACGAGGCCGACCACGTCCTGGTCCGCGTCCACACCGACGACGGCGTGGTGGGCACTGCGGACACCCCGCCCCGCCCCTACACCTATGGTGAGACGCAGAAGTCCATCGTGGCGGTAGTGCAGGATGTCTTCGCCCCGCAGCTGGTGGGCACCGACGTCTTTGACCGGGAAAAAATCCAGGCCGTCCTGGCGCGCACCATCCACAACCAGACGGCCAAGGGCGCGGTGGATATCGCCGTTTGGGACGTCATCGGCAAGACCCTGGGGCAGCCCGTGACCAAGCTGCTGGGCGGCTATACCGATTCGCTGCGCGTCTCCCACATGCTCGGATTCAAACCCGCCAAGGAACTCCTGGCCTTGGCCCTGGAGTTCCGGGAAACCTACGGCATCAACACCTTCAAGCTGAAGACCGGCCGCCGGCCGCTGAACCTGGACATCGAGGCTGCCAGGGTGCTGCGGGAGGGCCTGGGCGAGGACGCCGAGCTGTACATGGACGCCAACCGCGGCTGGACGGCCAACGAGGCCGCCGAGGTGCTGCGCCGCACCGCCGACCTCGGCCTGCAGTTCCTTGAGGAGCCGGACGACGCCCGCGAAGTCCTGGGCCGCCGGCGCCTGGTCACCAACTCCCCCATTCCCATTGCCGCGGACGAATCCGCCGCCAACCTGGGCGAGGCGGCCCGCGAAATCCTGACCGGCGGGGCCAACCTGCTGTCCGTGAAGACCGCCCGGTCGGGCTTCACCGAGGCCGCCAAGATCGTTGGCATGGCCGAGGGCATGGGCATCGACGTCTACATCGGCAACCAGATCGACACCCAGGTGGGCACGGTCGCCTCCGTGGTGTTCGGCGCAGCCTTCGCCCACACCGCCAGGCGTGCGGCGGAGCTGTCCAACTACCTGGATATGACCGATGACCTGCTAGCGCAACCACTGGCCATCACCGGCGGCCGGATTCACGTTCCCGAAACTCCCGGCGCAGGCACCGATGTGGACGAGGACAAGCTGGCCCACTACCGCACCGACTGA
- a CDS encoding ABC transporter substrate-binding protein, which yields MAFKTKPAAVVALAVSALLGLAACSDPGASAATAPSSSATNSTGKTFNLSPQQDRFKASVDSAAAALVPEAIKADGKLTVVTTGGAAPLSLFATDNKTLIGSEVDIAYAVGEALGLQVEVLPVAWADWPLGIESSKYEAVLSNVTVTEARKEKFDFATYRNDLLGFYAKSDSGIGEIKEAKDVAGKKIIVGSGTNQEAILVRWDDENKKNGLAPVEFQYYDDDSASSLALQSGRADLTFGPNAAAAYKAAQDGKTKEVGTLNGGWPLTAQIAFTTKKGNGLAVAAQAALNHLIEDGTYAKILGRWGLSSEAIQKSELNPAGLPKK from the coding sequence ATGGCCTTCAAAACCAAGCCGGCCGCCGTCGTGGCCCTTGCCGTCTCAGCGCTGCTGGGACTGGCTGCCTGCTCCGATCCCGGCGCCTCGGCGGCGACAGCACCGTCGTCGTCCGCCACCAATTCCACCGGCAAGACCTTCAACCTTTCCCCCCAGCAGGACCGCTTCAAAGCCTCCGTAGACTCCGCGGCAGCAGCCCTGGTCCCGGAAGCCATCAAGGCCGACGGCAAGCTCACCGTGGTGACCACGGGCGGCGCGGCACCGCTCAGCCTGTTCGCCACGGACAACAAGACCCTGATCGGCAGCGAGGTGGACATTGCCTACGCCGTGGGCGAAGCACTGGGACTCCAGGTCGAGGTCCTGCCCGTGGCCTGGGCCGACTGGCCGCTGGGCATTGAGTCATCCAAGTACGAGGCCGTGCTCTCCAACGTCACCGTCACCGAGGCGCGCAAGGAAAAGTTCGACTTCGCCACCTACCGCAACGACCTGCTGGGCTTCTACGCCAAGAGTGATTCCGGCATCGGTGAGATCAAGGAAGCCAAGGACGTGGCGGGCAAGAAGATCATCGTGGGCTCGGGCACCAACCAGGAAGCCATCCTGGTGCGCTGGGACGACGAGAACAAGAAGAACGGCCTGGCGCCGGTTGAGTTCCAGTATTACGACGACGACTCCGCCTCGAGCCTGGCGCTCCAGTCAGGACGTGCGGACCTGACGTTCGGACCCAACGCGGCCGCCGCCTACAAGGCGGCGCAGGACGGGAAGACGAAGGAGGTGGGCACGCTGAACGGCGGCTGGCCGCTGACGGCACAGATTGCCTTCACCACGAAGAAGGGCAATGGGCTGGCAGTCGCGGCGCAGGCTGCGCTGAACCACCTGATCGAGGACGGCACCTACGCCAAGATCCTGGGCCGCTGGGGCCTCTCCTCCGAGGCCATCCAGAAGTCCGAGCTGAACCCGGCGGGCCTGCCCAAGAAGTAG
- a CDS encoding extracellular solute-binding protein, whose protein sequence is MSRRSILRSAAAATGLLATGGLSACASPQSATAIQSWDLFSGADGVKMRGMISKVSAAQQLNVRPVTLAWGSPYYTKLAMAASSGKAPDTAIMHLSRLAGFAPERLLQPYDMDLLARHGVVQEDFAPAVWERCIHNGKLFAVPMDTHPFILLYNKDLAAKAGISDATGKLKDMASPQAFMDAAARMAEATGKQGLSFGHVLDSAQSWRLFWGFYNQTGASYRLTPGEPAELDKPKATEVLSFLIELLDGKKAANNQTYHGAIADFTTGTTGMIFSGEWELPAFAEAVPNLGAMPMPTLFGQPASYTDSHVWVLPRQVQDDAGFEAAHKFVAGILKNGLTWAQAGHIPAYAPIRATQEYRALVPQVDYAAAIETPAFDPAVWFAGAGTDFQNQLSQILSAALQGTVPAKDAVDSIVDYLQTMLSTPNPT, encoded by the coding sequence ATGAGCAGACGTTCAATCCTCCGCTCGGCAGCTGCTGCCACAGGGCTGCTTGCAACTGGAGGACTGAGTGCCTGCGCGAGCCCGCAGTCCGCTACAGCCATCCAGTCATGGGATCTGTTCTCCGGCGCGGACGGCGTCAAAATGCGCGGCATGATCAGCAAGGTCAGTGCAGCCCAGCAGCTGAACGTGCGGCCGGTTACCTTGGCTTGGGGTTCTCCCTATTACACGAAACTTGCCATGGCGGCTTCCAGCGGCAAGGCGCCGGATACAGCAATCATGCACCTGTCCCGGCTTGCCGGCTTCGCACCCGAACGGCTCCTGCAGCCGTACGACATGGATCTCCTTGCCCGGCATGGTGTGGTGCAGGAGGATTTCGCCCCGGCCGTTTGGGAGCGCTGCATCCACAATGGGAAACTCTTCGCGGTCCCCATGGATACCCACCCCTTCATCCTGCTTTACAACAAAGATCTGGCAGCGAAAGCCGGGATAAGCGACGCCACGGGAAAGCTCAAGGACATGGCCTCGCCCCAGGCATTCATGGACGCGGCGGCCAGAATGGCCGAAGCCACCGGAAAGCAGGGGCTGTCCTTCGGCCACGTCCTGGACTCGGCACAGTCCTGGCGCTTGTTCTGGGGTTTCTACAACCAGACAGGTGCCTCCTACCGGCTGACCCCGGGTGAGCCGGCGGAACTCGACAAGCCCAAGGCGACAGAAGTGCTTTCGTTTCTTATCGAACTCCTGGACGGTAAGAAGGCAGCGAACAACCAGACATACCACGGTGCCATCGCCGACTTCACCACCGGAACCACGGGCATGATCTTTTCCGGCGAATGGGAATTGCCGGCGTTTGCCGAGGCGGTGCCCAATCTTGGGGCGATGCCCATGCCGACCCTCTTCGGCCAGCCTGCAAGCTACACCGATTCCCACGTGTGGGTGCTGCCGCGCCAGGTGCAGGATGACGCGGGTTTCGAGGCCGCGCACAAGTTTGTTGCCGGCATCCTCAAGAACGGCCTTACTTGGGCGCAGGCGGGCCACATCCCGGCCTATGCCCCCATCAGGGCCACCCAGGAATACCGCGCGCTGGTTCCGCAAGTGGACTACGCGGCGGCGATTGAGACGCCCGCCTTTGACCCCGCCGTCTGGTTCGCGGGAGCCGGAACTGATTTCCAGAACCAGCTCTCCCAAATCCTTTCGGCCGCCCTTCAAGGCACTGTGCCCGCGAAAGACGCAGTGGATTCGATAGTGGATTACCTCCAGACGATGCTTTCCACTCCCAACCCGACATGA
- a CDS encoding MFS transporter: MTLPHPQSTISENPGKEVRTANWVAFIICAALLFDGYDLVVYGTVLPGLLADAGQIGHFDAATAGLLGSWALIGVLVGSLACGAIGDFFGRRRLMLAGIAWFSLGMFATALATDVTAFGALRFATGLGLGVVIASAGATMAEFAPAGRRQFYNAIVYSGVPAGGVLASVLGIAFLDSIGWRGLFVIGSLPLLVILPIAWRKLPESPRWLLARGREEEALAAAWRTGVPLAEEQVIREAGAAPRKSGFPAVFSRQFAVASILLGLMSFCGLLLTYGLNTWLPKIMEGYGYGRTYALFFPLALNLGAVVGGLVASRMADRNGPQRVIAATFALATISLGLMTFSFPLPLLFTFIATAGVGTLGTQVLVYGFQSNYFTTNARAAGVAWCASVGRLGGVLGPIIGGWLAAAGIGGATAFYLYGAVALLGGAVTVLVPRQPRLEEAVPAAEEQQDYVEKVSK, translated from the coding sequence ATGACCCTGCCGCACCCCCAATCCACGATCTCCGAAAACCCGGGAAAGGAGGTCCGGACGGCCAACTGGGTGGCCTTCATCATCTGCGCCGCCCTCCTTTTTGATGGCTACGACCTGGTGGTTTACGGCACCGTCCTTCCGGGACTGCTCGCGGACGCGGGCCAAATCGGTCATTTCGATGCGGCCACGGCCGGCCTCCTGGGGTCCTGGGCCCTGATCGGCGTGCTGGTGGGGTCGCTGGCGTGCGGGGCGATCGGTGACTTCTTCGGCCGCCGCCGGCTGATGCTCGCGGGCATCGCCTGGTTCTCCCTGGGCATGTTCGCCACCGCCCTGGCCACTGACGTCACCGCCTTCGGGGCCCTCCGGTTTGCCACCGGGCTGGGCCTGGGCGTCGTCATCGCCAGCGCCGGCGCCACCATGGCCGAGTTCGCACCCGCGGGACGGCGTCAGTTCTACAACGCGATCGTGTACTCCGGAGTCCCCGCGGGCGGAGTGCTGGCGTCCGTCCTGGGCATCGCCTTCCTGGACAGCATCGGCTGGCGGGGCCTCTTCGTCATTGGATCCCTGCCCCTCCTGGTCATCCTGCCCATCGCCTGGCGGAAGCTTCCGGAGTCCCCGCGGTGGCTGTTGGCCCGGGGCAGGGAAGAGGAAGCGCTGGCCGCCGCATGGCGTACCGGAGTGCCGCTCGCCGAAGAGCAGGTGATCCGGGAGGCCGGCGCCGCTCCGCGGAAGTCCGGGTTTCCCGCCGTCTTCTCCCGCCAGTTCGCCGTGGCCTCGATCCTGCTGGGCCTGATGTCCTTCTGTGGTCTCCTGCTGACGTACGGGCTCAACACCTGGCTGCCCAAGATCATGGAGGGCTACGGTTACGGCCGGACCTATGCCCTGTTCTTCCCGCTGGCCCTGAACCTCGGCGCCGTGGTGGGCGGATTGGTGGCCTCCCGGATGGCGGACCGGAACGGACCGCAGCGGGTCATTGCTGCCACGTTTGCCCTCGCCACCATTTCCCTGGGATTGATGACGTTCAGCTTCCCGCTGCCGCTGCTCTTCACCTTCATCGCCACCGCAGGGGTGGGAACCCTGGGCACCCAGGTGCTGGTCTACGGTTTCCAGTCCAACTATTTCACCACCAATGCCCGCGCCGCCGGCGTCGCCTGGTGCGCCAGCGTGGGCCGGCTCGGCGGGGTCCTGGGCCCGATCATCGGCGGCTGGCTGGCCGCAGCGGGCATCGGCGGGGCAACAGCCTTCTACCTTTACGGAGCGGTAGCCCTGCTCGGCGGCGCCGTCACTGTCCTGGTGCCGCGCCAGCCCAGGCTCGAAGAAGCTGTGCCCGCAGCGGAGGAACAGCAAGATTACGTCGAAAAAGTATCTAAGTAA